Proteins encoded in a region of the Longimicrobiales bacterium genome:
- the atpH gene encoding ATP synthase F1 subunit delta, which produces MRDTTVARSYAEALFELGERHGAHDDFAQGLNAITSLLGSDARVRAFLETPKIDVAKKKSALRSALGDQVSPMFMNFVLVVLQKRRQALIRGIAAEYRELLDEKLGRLHVQVTLAHEPDEMAERAITAELSRILGRSVIPHISVDPALLGGIVVRYGDRVMDGSLRRRLVSLRHRMVDAALPMGA; this is translated from the coding sequence GTGCGCGACACGACGGTAGCCCGCAGCTACGCCGAGGCGCTGTTCGAGCTCGGCGAGAGGCACGGCGCGCACGACGACTTCGCGCAGGGGCTGAACGCTATAACGTCGCTGCTGGGCTCGGATGCGCGCGTGCGCGCGTTCCTCGAGACGCCGAAGATCGACGTCGCGAAGAAGAAGAGCGCCTTGCGCTCCGCGCTCGGCGACCAGGTGTCGCCCATGTTCATGAACTTCGTGCTGGTGGTGCTGCAGAAGCGGCGGCAGGCTCTGATCCGCGGCATCGCGGCCGAGTACCGGGAGCTGCTCGACGAGAAGCTGGGCCGGCTCCACGTGCAGGTGACACTCGCGCACGAGCCGGACGAGATGGCGGAGCGCGCCATCACGGCCGAGCTGTCGCGCATCCTCGGGCGTTCCGTGATTCCGCACATCTCCGTGGATCCGGCACTCCTGGGCGGTATCGTGGTACGCTATGGCGACCGCGTCATGGACGGGTCGCTGCGGCGCCGTCTGGTATCCCTGCGCCACCGCATGGTGGACGCGGCACTCCCGATGGGAGCGTAG
- the atpF gene encoding F0F1 ATP synthase subunit B — MNLNLLAIAAEGSEPSIFGINAGVSFWTLVIFILLSVVLYKYAYPPILGYAAAREQRIQDALDEARRQREESEKLLEQQRQELLNARQEAQGLIAEGKHAAERVRDDMLARARAEQEELVTRARQDIERDRQKAIESLRREAVDLALAAAGKLVGQRMDAAEDRRLVTDYLKSVDSAPGAGAA, encoded by the coding sequence ATGAATCTGAATCTACTGGCGATTGCGGCGGAAGGCTCCGAGCCGAGCATCTTCGGCATCAATGCCGGCGTGTCCTTCTGGACGCTTGTCATCTTCATCCTGCTGTCGGTGGTGCTCTACAAGTACGCTTACCCGCCGATCCTCGGGTATGCGGCCGCGCGCGAGCAGCGCATTCAGGATGCGCTGGATGAGGCGCGCCGCCAGCGCGAGGAGAGTGAGAAGCTGCTCGAGCAGCAGCGCCAGGAGTTGCTGAACGCCCGGCAGGAAGCGCAGGGTCTGATCGCGGAAGGCAAGCATGCCGCCGAGCGGGTCCGCGACGACATGCTGGCGCGTGCGCGCGCCGAGCAGGAGGAGCTGGTGACGCGGGCGCGGCAGGACATCGAGCGGGACCGGCAGAAGGCCATCGAGTCGCTGCGCCGCGAGGCCGTGGACCTCGCGCTGGCCGCCGCCGGCAAGCTGGTCGGCCAGCGCATGGATGCGGCCGAGGACCGGCGCCTGGTGACGGATTACCTGAAGTCGGTGGACAGCGCGCCCGGCGCGGGAGCGGCATAG